The following are encoded together in the Pseudoalteromonas piscicida genome:
- a CDS encoding non-ribosomal peptide synthetase, producing the protein MLNLCQSLAKDNIALWANGDKLKVVHGEQGLSQQWVDYLKANKAALLDYLVSQQVFSEQDFEQLLAAERKKASEIRAIFDANSMQKGFVYHHLAQPNDDAYRVQLVIDYHQALDVDAYQQAWILASMRYPALRTAFNWENEIIQVIKGGAGFTPNHFRFHDFSTLDQIEQQARIDKLIHDDRNTPFDLTQPGLMRFAIVKRADTHYTLIKAEHHSISDGWSFPVMLQTVHQNYAKLTKGEPVIVEEETAYLQTQALYQQNQKSSDSYWQTQKAQFGEPNDINRLLSKNIDQSGSSQIRKAAASELKLSSECHQQLKAFAKQHGLTLNVLMQFAWHKVLQSYCDAEQTIVGTTVSGRELPIDGIHASVGLYINTLPLALDWQETASIRTQLIALKDKIAELNGNSSVSLSQLQEPNTRLFNSLFVFENYPTPAGQDVLEWSFDKMIEKVDYPLTISIVEQQDILLLKLSFCETMLAPSKAQRLLTQMTLVLDAIIADENQPHSQISLLSNDERAPMVEVDEHADYLHSTIHELVAQQVQKTPTRIALVEGEMQLTYQELEQSANNLAAYIKDHVDVGSHRFVGLFCERSIAMVIAKLAILKAGCAYVPLNPDYPDQRIEYMLNDTQLGLILTQSELRPRIETLVVSCDAEPQITCLDSLSLSDAAPVLSGAHAQTEAYVIYTSGTTGEPKGVVVPHRGVVSLVQDTDLINTSENDVFIHLSNPNFDAATFEIWTPLINGCKLVVASAQQGADPDSLSRLIKQHGVSVLWLTRTLFDSLYLQQPDIYDNVRCVLTGGEAITPSIVKRILARDTRPELVINAYGPTESTTFTTFYPCANIDGPVPIGQAINHRQVLLLDKHLNPVPYGATGEIFIAGAGLACGYLNKPEMSAARFIDNPFASAKAKQLGLDKLYKTGDLGRWSESGVLEFLGRNDHQVKIRGFRIELAEIEAQLNELAQVKVAAVVVFEQAGNKQLAAYVVPEHGELDLNAVKQELAQVLPSYMIPSYFEVMSALPFNNNGKLDHKQLPTPTVVDEDNYQAPSSELEKQLCGIWQSVLGLEQVGVNDDFFKVGGDSIVSIQLVSALRKAGFNLQVKDIIDAPSVAAQAYLIQHVSTDTIELITEQGRLSGEFALLPIQQWFFDLGLPNPHHWNQAFTLHLPEHIEHTGLTQAIQALSEHHDMLRCHFVQTSNGVKQAYQAVIELEVPLLDATALSKDALFNELTKLQSQFDLFNGPLWQAALVKTAEGSQVFFAFHHAIIDVVSWRVLSQDLQTLLSGEALTDKLTSYRQWVDAIATYPAAHPEQAYYWQQVQKGFTSQPTYSAQSQYSITFEQETTAKLLRDANLGLNTDINDLLLAALNIALHSTFDSTVNHIQLEGHGRENIDPRLDVSQTLGWFTSMYPVRLEHHDDVIATIANTKEMLRHIPDKGVGYGAFVQADKVSAIRPQVSFNYLGQLNQQQQQSRDWQLDDTQAGYVMTEANAQADNALLLNINGAVRGDKLHFDVVSRLNQSQSLAFVEHFEMALHQVINASCELAAQTPQQTPSDLGLSDLSYGHYQALSKHYNIEALYPANSLQQGFIYHAVNFPTDDAYRVQLVMDIEQVLEVEHFIHAWRLASLRFPILRTAFDWQECLLQVVCRDASIDDSYFTIVDLSSLDEHGQQQAISKAQAEDRQIPFDLSQPGLIRFTLFKRNENLYTLIKTEHHAINDGWSGPLMLQAVAEYYRQLCAGKTPEVQAQQTYLEAQAYYLKNAKQTQTYWQQQQAEFNTANDINLLLGGQYDLSQSRIVEQVQSVQFSLQGEAFRSLQHTCQQAGVTLNVALQFAWHKLLQTYSGDSQTIVGSTVSGREIPVDGIEQAVGLFINTLPLVVNWQAEASCNDILKAIQKGVAALNSHSDMSLSKLQRDGQRLFHTLFVFENYPTPENTGSWKFRESIEKGDYPLSVVAQSEQDRLDFVMHYNGEWLSTARAEWILDQVQAILVQLGERLAQSHQSISLVNNQMQTTLSQWHNNTESFATDKDLASLVEQHAANTPELTALLTSSGEALSYAEVNGKANALAKQILAQHPKAQAGLLPADTPIALYFSRSSEMLIAILAVLKAGGAYVPVSPDYPEARVEFILTDTNTDLVLTQERHLPSLKPVLGKASVLGVKALGVNTHALAVESENPVHPTALANLAYIIYTSGTTGQPKGVMLTQHNVLYYLHAITCQLGDKYRNIDFSSNYCFDLSVTTTLCPLLAGQTVCVYEGDILDAAAFRAHLSAANVGFVKTTPSLAMALLPGSDTHVDTLMLGGEALTEQAIAALSDHVNAIFDEYGPTEATVGAMLAQAYPRLHQGIGKAYPNVNLHVLSESLQPMPIGAPGELYISGLGVARGYLNRPELNAERFIDNPFSHDPAHSKLYKTGDLARFLDSGDLVYLGRNDEQVKIRGYRVELGEIAAAIIDQQGVQNAVVIDVPAPQGKALAAYLVAEPTLELTELKLALSAALPEYMVPSHFTLIGHIPLTGNGKLDRKALPTPELQADNLYVAPRNALETQLCEIWQQVLGLEQVGIEDNFFSIGGDSISAIRLMNACNKALDLNIPISALFEHTHIAAIVDNLETLSGDIEIKADSGSQQEQTNSMRI; encoded by the coding sequence ATGTTGAATTTATGCCAATCACTTGCAAAGGATAACATTGCGCTTTGGGCCAACGGCGACAAACTTAAGGTTGTCCATGGTGAGCAAGGACTCAGCCAACAATGGGTTGACTACCTCAAAGCAAATAAAGCCGCATTATTAGATTACCTTGTATCGCAGCAAGTTTTTTCCGAGCAAGACTTTGAACAGTTGCTTGCGGCTGAGCGTAAAAAAGCATCTGAGATCCGTGCCATCTTTGATGCTAACAGTATGCAAAAAGGTTTTGTTTATCATCACCTTGCCCAGCCAAATGATGATGCTTACCGAGTTCAGTTGGTCATCGATTACCATCAAGCACTCGATGTTGATGCTTACCAACAGGCTTGGATCTTGGCATCAATGCGTTACCCTGCGCTGCGTACTGCATTTAACTGGGAAAATGAAATCATTCAAGTGATCAAAGGAGGGGCCGGATTTACCCCAAATCACTTCCGTTTTCACGACTTCAGTACGTTAGACCAAATTGAGCAACAAGCACGTATCGACAAGCTCATTCACGATGACCGTAATACGCCTTTCGATCTAACTCAACCGGGATTAATGCGTTTTGCTATCGTCAAACGCGCCGACACACATTACACCCTAATTAAAGCAGAACACCACAGCATCAGCGATGGCTGGAGCTTTCCGGTGATGCTGCAAACCGTGCATCAAAACTACGCTAAACTGACCAAAGGCGAGCCGGTCATTGTTGAAGAAGAAACGGCTTACCTACAAACACAAGCGCTATATCAGCAAAACCAAAAATCTAGCGATAGCTATTGGCAAACCCAAAAAGCACAATTTGGTGAGCCCAATGATATCAACCGCTTATTGAGTAAAAATATTGACCAGTCTGGCTCGTCACAGATCCGAAAAGCAGCGGCGAGCGAGTTAAAACTCTCCTCAGAGTGCCATCAACAGCTCAAAGCGTTTGCAAAACAACACGGACTAACGCTGAACGTCTTAATGCAATTTGCTTGGCATAAAGTGCTGCAATCTTACTGCGACGCCGAGCAAACCATAGTCGGCACCACTGTCTCTGGTCGTGAACTACCCATTGATGGGATTCACGCGAGTGTTGGTTTATATATCAATACCTTACCTCTTGCCCTTGATTGGCAAGAAACGGCCAGTATTCGCACCCAACTTATAGCGCTGAAAGATAAAATTGCGGAACTTAACGGCAACAGCAGTGTTTCACTGTCGCAACTACAAGAGCCGAATACTCGCCTGTTCAACAGTCTATTTGTATTTGAAAACTATCCGACACCAGCGGGACAAGATGTACTCGAATGGTCGTTCGATAAGATGATAGAGAAAGTAGACTATCCACTCACCATCAGCATTGTTGAGCAACAAGATATCTTGCTACTTAAGTTGAGCTTCTGCGAAACCATGTTGGCACCAAGCAAAGCACAACGATTGCTCACCCAAATGACATTGGTGTTAGATGCCATTATTGCTGATGAGAACCAGCCGCATAGCCAAATTTCTTTGTTAAGTAATGATGAGCGAGCACCAATGGTTGAGGTAGATGAGCATGCAGATTATTTGCACTCTACTATCCATGAATTGGTTGCTCAGCAAGTACAAAAAACGCCAACTCGAATAGCGCTGGTTGAAGGCGAAATGCAGCTGACCTATCAAGAATTAGAACAAAGCGCGAATAATCTTGCCGCCTACATTAAAGATCATGTGGACGTTGGCAGCCATCGCTTTGTTGGGCTTTTCTGTGAACGCTCTATTGCAATGGTAATCGCAAAACTGGCTATCCTAAAAGCGGGTTGTGCTTATGTACCGCTTAATCCTGATTATCCAGATCAGCGCATAGAGTATATGCTCAACGACACGCAACTTGGTTTGATTTTAACACAAAGCGAGCTGCGCCCGCGTATCGAAACACTCGTTGTAAGTTGTGATGCAGAGCCGCAAATTACCTGCTTAGATAGCTTGTCTTTGTCTGATGCAGCGCCCGTACTATCAGGCGCACATGCGCAAACCGAAGCCTATGTGATCTATACATCCGGTACGACAGGTGAGCCAAAAGGCGTTGTCGTTCCACACCGTGGCGTTGTTTCTTTGGTACAAGATACTGATTTAATAAACACGTCAGAAAACGACGTGTTTATTCACCTATCTAATCCAAATTTTGACGCCGCAACGTTTGAAATTTGGACACCACTGATAAACGGCTGCAAATTGGTTGTAGCAAGTGCGCAACAAGGCGCGGATCCTGACAGCCTATCAAGGTTAATTAAACAACACGGTGTTAGTGTACTTTGGCTAACGCGCACACTGTTTGATTCGCTGTATTTACAACAACCTGATATTTATGACAATGTCCGCTGCGTACTAACAGGCGGTGAGGCAATCACCCCAAGCATAGTTAAACGCATTCTCGCCAGAGATACGCGACCAGAGTTGGTGATAAACGCATATGGCCCAACTGAAAGCACGACATTTACCACTTTCTATCCATGTGCCAATATTGATGGCCCGGTGCCCATCGGCCAAGCCATTAATCATCGCCAAGTATTATTGCTTGATAAACATCTTAATCCAGTGCCATACGGCGCGACAGGCGAGATATTTATAGCGGGTGCCGGACTTGCGTGTGGCTACCTTAATAAACCAGAAATGAGTGCTGCGCGCTTTATCGATAACCCGTTTGCAAGCGCAAAGGCCAAACAACTCGGGCTAGATAAACTGTATAAAACGGGAGACTTAGGACGTTGGTCCGAGTCTGGCGTACTAGAGTTTTTAGGCCGTAACGATCACCAAGTGAAGATCCGCGGGTTTAGGATTGAGCTTGCTGAAATAGAAGCACAGCTCAACGAATTGGCGCAAGTGAAAGTCGCCGCTGTGGTGGTATTCGAACAAGCGGGCAACAAGCAACTTGCTGCATACGTGGTACCAGAGCACGGCGAGTTAGACCTCAATGCAGTAAAACAGGAACTGGCTCAGGTTTTACCTAGCTATATGATCCCAAGCTACTTTGAAGTGATGTCGGCGTTACCGTTTAACAACAATGGTAAGCTGGATCACAAGCAATTGCCCACTCCAACCGTGGTGGATGAAGACAACTATCAAGCACCGAGCAGCGAATTAGAAAAACAATTGTGTGGTATTTGGCAGTCAGTATTGGGCCTAGAACAAGTGGGCGTTAACGATGACTTTTTCAAAGTCGGTGGCGATTCTATTGTCAGTATTCAACTTGTGTCTGCGCTGCGTAAAGCTGGCTTTAACCTTCAGGTTAAAGACATCATTGACGCCCCAAGCGTGGCAGCGCAGGCCTATTTAATTCAACATGTTAGCACTGACACCATTGAGCTTATCACGGAGCAAGGTAGGTTAAGTGGCGAGTTTGCACTCCTGCCAATCCAACAGTGGTTTTTCGATTTAGGGCTACCAAATCCACACCATTGGAACCAAGCATTTACCCTTCACTTGCCTGAACACATTGAACACACGGGGCTAACTCAAGCTATTCAAGCGCTGAGCGAGCATCATGATATGCTACGCTGCCACTTTGTTCAGACCAGCAACGGGGTAAAACAAGCGTACCAAGCGGTAATAGAGCTTGAAGTCCCATTACTTGATGCAACGGCTCTGAGTAAAGACGCGTTATTTAACGAATTGACCAAACTGCAAAGCCAATTTGATTTATTCAATGGCCCCCTGTGGCAGGCAGCGTTGGTGAAAACGGCCGAGGGCAGTCAGGTATTCTTTGCCTTCCATCATGCCATTATTGATGTGGTATCGTGGCGGGTGTTAAGCCAAGACTTACAAACCCTATTAAGTGGTGAAGCACTAACAGACAAGCTTACCAGCTATCGTCAGTGGGTGGATGCCATTGCCACCTACCCTGCGGCTCACCCTGAGCAAGCGTACTATTGGCAGCAGGTACAAAAAGGCTTTACTAGCCAACCCACTTACTCAGCACAATCACAATACAGCATCACGTTTGAGCAAGAAACGACCGCTAAATTACTACGCGATGCCAATCTTGGTTTGAATACTGACATTAACGACTTGCTTTTGGCGGCACTCAATATTGCCCTACACAGCACTTTTGACAGTACCGTTAATCATATTCAACTTGAAGGTCATGGTCGTGAAAATATAGATCCGCGCTTGGATGTGTCGCAAACCTTAGGCTGGTTTACCAGTATGTATCCTGTGCGCCTTGAACATCACGACGACGTTATTGCAACCATCGCAAACACCAAAGAAATGCTGCGCCACATTCCGGACAAAGGCGTGGGCTATGGCGCTTTTGTGCAAGCAGACAAAGTCAGCGCAATTCGCCCTCAGGTGAGCTTTAACTACCTAGGTCAATTGAATCAGCAACAACAGCAAAGCCGAGACTGGCAGCTGGATGATACTCAAGCAGGCTATGTGATGACTGAGGCAAACGCTCAGGCTGACAATGCACTGCTACTCAACATCAATGGCGCAGTTCGCGGTGACAAGCTTCACTTTGATGTGGTTTCGAGGTTGAACCAATCACAGTCGCTGGCATTTGTTGAGCACTTTGAAATGGCGCTTCATCAGGTCATTAATGCAAGCTGTGAACTAGCCGCGCAAACACCACAGCAAACCCCAAGCGATTTGGGGTTAAGCGACTTGTCTTACGGGCATTATCAAGCGCTGAGCAAACACTATAATATCGAAGCACTTTACCCTGCGAATAGCTTGCAACAAGGCTTTATCTATCATGCTGTTAACTTCCCGACGGATGATGCCTACCGAGTGCAATTGGTGATGGATATTGAACAAGTGCTAGAGGTTGAACATTTTATTCATGCTTGGCGTTTAGCGTCGCTTCGCTTCCCTATTCTACGCACCGCTTTTGATTGGCAAGAGTGTCTACTGCAAGTGGTGTGTCGCGACGCCAGTATTGATGACAGCTACTTCACCATAGTAGATCTGTCATCCCTTGACGAGCACGGCCAACAGCAAGCCATCAGCAAAGCCCAAGCCGAAGATCGACAAATTCCGTTTGACCTAAGTCAACCGGGGCTTATTCGCTTCACCTTATTTAAGCGCAATGAAAACCTCTACACACTTATCAAAACCGAGCACCATGCCATTAATGATGGCTGGAGTGGACCGTTAATGCTGCAAGCAGTCGCTGAGTATTATCGCCAGCTTTGTGCAGGGAAAACACCAGAGGTGCAAGCGCAGCAAACCTATTTAGAGGCGCAAGCTTATTACCTTAAAAATGCCAAGCAAACTCAGACATACTGGCAGCAACAACAGGCCGAATTTAACACCGCAAACGATATTAACTTGTTGCTTGGTGGCCAGTATGACTTGTCACAAAGTCGAATTGTTGAGCAAGTACAATCGGTGCAGTTTAGCCTTCAAGGCGAGGCGTTTAGGTCGCTACAACATACTTGTCAACAAGCTGGCGTAACCCTCAACGTTGCACTGCAATTTGCTTGGCACAAGTTACTGCAAACCTATTCTGGTGATAGCCAAACGATTGTTGGTAGCACAGTTTCCGGTCGTGAAATTCCAGTCGATGGGATTGAACAAGCGGTCGGTTTGTTCATCAACACCTTACCTTTAGTGGTGAATTGGCAAGCAGAAGCAAGCTGTAATGACATCCTCAAAGCCATTCAAAAAGGCGTAGCTGCACTCAATAGCCACAGCGACATGAGCTTGTCGAAGCTGCAGCGTGATGGTCAACGCTTGTTCCATACCCTCTTTGTATTTGAAAACTACCCGACTCCAGAAAATACTGGCAGCTGGAAGTTCAGAGAATCAATAGAGAAAGGCGACTATCCGCTTTCTGTGGTGGCCCAAAGCGAGCAAGACCGCTTAGACTTTGTGATGCACTACAACGGGGAATGGTTAAGCACAGCGCGGGCAGAGTGGATCCTTGACCAAGTACAAGCTATTTTGGTTCAGCTTGGGGAGCGACTGGCACAAAGCCATCAAAGCATTAGTTTGGTCAATAACCAAATGCAGACAACGCTTAGCCAATGGCACAACAACACCGAGTCATTTGCCACCGACAAAGATCTGGCAAGCTTAGTAGAGCAGCACGCCGCTAACACCCCAGAGCTTACAGCCTTGTTAACCAGCAGCGGTGAAGCGCTGTCTTATGCCGAAGTGAACGGTAAAGCCAATGCCCTTGCGAAGCAAATCCTTGCTCAGCACCCCAAAGCCCAAGCTGGCCTATTGCCTGCCGATACCCCTATCGCCCTCTACTTTTCTCGCAGTAGCGAGATGCTTATTGCTATTTTGGCCGTGCTAAAAGCCGGTGGCGCCTATGTGCCTGTTTCACCGGATTACCCAGAAGCTCGGGTTGAGTTTATTTTAACTGACACCAACACCGACTTAGTGCTAACGCAGGAGCGCCACTTGCCATCACTTAAGCCTGTGCTTGGAAAAGCTTCAGTGCTCGGCGTGAAGGCGCTCGGCGTAAACACTCATGCACTTGCAGTGGAGTCAGAGAACCCAGTGCACCCAACAGCGTTGGCTAACTTGGCTTATATCATCTACACCTCAGGAACAACCGGGCAACCAAAAGGCGTGATGCTCACTCAGCACAATGTGCTTTATTATCTTCACGCCATAACCTGCCAGTTAGGTGACAAGTATCGTAACATCGACTTTTCTTCTAACTACTGTTTTGACCTGTCGGTGACCACCACCTTATGCCCGCTCCTTGCTGGACAAACGGTATGTGTCTATGAAGGCGATATTCTTGATGCCGCCGCTTTTAGAGCTCACCTAAGTGCCGCGAATGTTGGCTTTGTAAAAACCACACCGAGCCTTGCCATGGCGCTCTTGCCTGGCAGCGATACTCACGTTGATACCCTCATGCTCGGCGGTGAAGCGCTGACTGAGCAAGCCATTGCCGCATTAAGCGACCATGTGAACGCTATTTTCGATGAATATGGCCCAACGGAAGCCACGGTCGGCGCGATGCTAGCACAGGCCTACCCGCGTCTTCATCAAGGCATAGGTAAAGCCTACCCTAATGTTAATCTTCATGTGTTATCTGAGTCGCTCCAACCCATGCCCATTGGTGCGCCGGGTGAGTTATATATTTCAGGCCTTGGGGTTGCTCGCGGTTACTTAAACCGCCCTGAACTTAATGCTGAGCGCTTTATTGATAATCCATTTAGTCACGACCCCGCCCATAGCAAGCTGTACAAAACCGGTGACCTTGCCCGTTTCCTAGACAGCGGCGACTTGGTGTATCTCGGTCGTAACGATGAGCAGGTGAAAATTCGTGGCTATCGTGTCGAATTAGGCGAGATTGCGGCAGCTATTATCGACCAGCAAGGCGTACAAAACGCGGTAGTGATTGATGTGCCTGCACCGCAAGGCAAAGCATTAGCCGCCTACCTTGTTGCAGAGCCCACTCTCGAACTCACTGAGTTAAAACTCGCCCTGAGTGCCGCTTTACCTGAATACATGGTGCCCAGCCACTTTACCCTAATCGGGCATATTCCACTCACGGGTAACGGTAAGCTTGACCGCAAGGCACTCCCCACACCGGAGCTTCAAGCCGACAACCTCTATGTGGCACCGCGTAATGCCTTAGAGACTCAGCTTTGTGAGATTTGGCAGCAGGTACTTGGCCTTGAACAAGTGGGCATTGAGGATAACTTCTTCAGTATTGGGGGGGACTCTATCTCGGCTATCCGGTTGATGAATGCTTGTAATAAAGCACTGGATTTAAACATCCCAATTTCAGCCCTGTTTGAGCATACCCATATTGCCGCAATCGTCGACAACTTAGAGACGTTGAGTGGGGATATCGAAATTAAAGCAGACTCCGGATCACAACAAGAACAAACTAATAGCATGAGGATTTAA